In Vigna radiata var. radiata cultivar VC1973A chromosome 3, Vradiata_ver6, whole genome shotgun sequence, the following proteins share a genomic window:
- the LOC106757939 gene encoding homeobox protein knotted-1-like 1 isoform X1 produces MEAVYRLKPLLPCVEDVLRVGNAAVTTTSDMRLGTTPNCYLQLEAPEPNVTESDMTDRMVKIQIADHPLYPDLLSAYIECRKVGAPPELACLLEEIGRESHRMNVRREKGDGPELDQFMETYCEVLHRYKEELSRPFNEATLFLGNMESQLSNLCNGTLSKSADNNHSVGGGASEEELSCGEMEEVEGRISSSLSCQGDQNLKEMLLRKYSGHFSALRKEFLKRRKKGKLPKDSKMALMDWWNTHHRWPYPTEEEKVKLSEVTGLDQKQINNWFINQRKRHWKPTDDMRFAVMDGLSGVDGGAMFF; encoded by the exons ATGGAAGCAGTTTACAGGTTGAAACCCCTTTTGCCTTGTGTTGAGGATGTGCTTAGAGTTGGGAACGCTGCCGTTACTACTACTTCTGATATGCGTCTAGGAACGACACCTAATTGTTATCTGCAGCTAGAAGCACCTGAACCCAACGTAACCGAGTCAGATATGACGGATCGGATGGTCAAGATCCAGATCGCCGACCACCCTCTTTATCCAGATTTACTCTCTGCATACATTGAATGCCGAAAG GTCGGAGCGCCGCCGGAACTGGCGTGCCTTCTTGAAGAAATAGGCCGAGAAAGCCACCGCATGAATGTTCGCCGCGAGAAAGGGGACGGTCCTGAACTTGACCAGTTCATg GAAACGTACTGCGAAGTGCTTCATAGATACAAGGAGGAGTTGTCCAGGCCCTTCAATGAGGCGACTTTGTTTTTGGGAAACATGGAATCACAACTGAGCAACCTTTGTAATGGAACACTGTCAAAGTCAGCCGATAACAACCACTCCG TAGGTGGTGGGGCATCAGAGGAAGAATTAAGTTGTGGAGAGATGGAAGAAGTTGAAGGTCGTATATCTTCTTCTTTAAGTTGCCAAGGTGATCAAAATCTGAAAGAGATGCTCCTTCGCAAATACAGTGGCCATTTTAGCGCTTTGAGAAAGGAATTTCTAAAACGAAGAAAAAAGGGTAAGCTACCAAAGGATTCAAAGATGGCACTCATGGACTGGTGGAACACCCATCATCGATGGCCATATCCTACG GAGGAGGAGAAAGTGAAGTTATCAGAAGTGACTGGACTGGATCAAAAGCAGATAAATAATTGGTTCATCAATCAGAGAAAAAGGCATTGGAAACCAACTGACGATATGCGATTCGCCGTCATGGATGGGTTAAGTGGCGTTGATGGAGGAGCTATGTTCTTTTAG
- the LOC106756998 gene encoding uncharacterized protein LOC106756998 isoform X1, with product MSQTSMRFKNVSDINDHCMSTLFDCVENKAKQCRQLVGENASSHSGKFTILNCFDMTSGTLACTVKEGAKLYFYNIRAARVEKAKQGAIQSALADVVKKGLSQSASVKYAKKEGEKAAKLASRNAKHRLGPIISSGWDFFESVYYGGTLMEGFFRGSGTLFGTYAGGFLGEQKLGRLGYLVGSHTGSWFGGKVGLMLYDVVNGLHFLLHSLRL from the exons ATGTCACAGACATCAATGAGATTCAAAAATGTATCAGACATCAATGATCATTGCATGTCTACTTTGTTCGATTGTGTAGAGAATAAAG CTAAACAATGCAGACAACTTGTTGGTGAGAATGCATCATCCCATAGTGGGAAGTTTACAATCTTAAATTGCTTTGACATGACTTCTGGAACGTTAGCATGTACAGTGAAGGAAGGTGCAAAGCTCTACTTTTACAATATCAGAGCGGCTCGTGTTGAAAAAGCAAAGCAAGGTGCAATTCAATCTGCACTTGCTGATGTTGTGAAGAAGGGATTGTCACAAAGTGCTTCTGTGAAATATGCCAAGAAAGAAGGTGAAAAGGCAGCAAAATTGGCTTCTCGTAACGCCAAACACAGATTGGGTCCTATCATCTCTTCAGGATGGGATTTTTTTGAATCTGTGTACTATGGTGGTACTTTGATGGAGGGTTTCTTTAGGGGAAGTGGCACTTTGTTTGGTACTTATGCTGGAGGCTTCCTTGGGGAGCAAAAGCTTGGGAGACTTGGTTACCTTGTCGGAAGTCACACCGGTAGTTGGTTTGGAGGTAAAGTAGGGCTAATGCTATATGATGTCGTTAATGGACTCCATTTCTTGTTGCATTCTCTTCGACTCTAG
- the LOC106757939 gene encoding homeobox protein knotted-1-like 1 isoform X2 translates to MEAVYRLKPLLPCVEDVLRVGNAAVTTTSDMRLGTTPNCYLQLEAPEPNVTESDMTDRMVKIQIADHPLYPDLLSAYIECRKVGAPPELACLLEEIGRESHRMNVRREKGDGPELDQFMETYCEVLHRYKEELSRPFNEATLFLGNMESQLSNLCNGTLSKSADNNHSGGGASEEELSCGEMEEVEGRISSSLSCQGDQNLKEMLLRKYSGHFSALRKEFLKRRKKGKLPKDSKMALMDWWNTHHRWPYPTEEEKVKLSEVTGLDQKQINNWFINQRKRHWKPTDDMRFAVMDGLSGVDGGAMFF, encoded by the exons ATGGAAGCAGTTTACAGGTTGAAACCCCTTTTGCCTTGTGTTGAGGATGTGCTTAGAGTTGGGAACGCTGCCGTTACTACTACTTCTGATATGCGTCTAGGAACGACACCTAATTGTTATCTGCAGCTAGAAGCACCTGAACCCAACGTAACCGAGTCAGATATGACGGATCGGATGGTCAAGATCCAGATCGCCGACCACCCTCTTTATCCAGATTTACTCTCTGCATACATTGAATGCCGAAAG GTCGGAGCGCCGCCGGAACTGGCGTGCCTTCTTGAAGAAATAGGCCGAGAAAGCCACCGCATGAATGTTCGCCGCGAGAAAGGGGACGGTCCTGAACTTGACCAGTTCATg GAAACGTACTGCGAAGTGCTTCATAGATACAAGGAGGAGTTGTCCAGGCCCTTCAATGAGGCGACTTTGTTTTTGGGAAACATGGAATCACAACTGAGCAACCTTTGTAATGGAACACTGTCAAAGTCAGCCGATAACAACCACTCCG GTGGTGGGGCATCAGAGGAAGAATTAAGTTGTGGAGAGATGGAAGAAGTTGAAGGTCGTATATCTTCTTCTTTAAGTTGCCAAGGTGATCAAAATCTGAAAGAGATGCTCCTTCGCAAATACAGTGGCCATTTTAGCGCTTTGAGAAAGGAATTTCTAAAACGAAGAAAAAAGGGTAAGCTACCAAAGGATTCAAAGATGGCACTCATGGACTGGTGGAACACCCATCATCGATGGCCATATCCTACG GAGGAGGAGAAAGTGAAGTTATCAGAAGTGACTGGACTGGATCAAAAGCAGATAAATAATTGGTTCATCAATCAGAGAAAAAGGCATTGGAAACCAACTGACGATATGCGATTCGCCGTCATGGATGGGTTAAGTGGCGTTGATGGAGGAGCTATGTTCTTTTAG
- the LOC106756794 gene encoding nicotianamine synthase codes for MVCEEELLIEKVCGLYEQISSLESLKPCKNVDMLFTQLVLTCIPPSPIDVTNLNKNVQEIRSHLIKLCGEAEGHLETHYSTLLGSYDNPLQNLHIFPYYSNYLKLGLLEFTILTQHCTHVPSKIAFVGSGPLPLTSIVLASNHLPSTTFHNYDMDPLANSNAMRLVSSHPDLSNRMVFHTTDILDVSNALKEYEVVYLAALVGMDKEGKNRIIDHLAKHMNPGALLMLRSAHGARAFLYPVIEPCDLRGFEVLTVFHPTDEVINSVLIARKYPVPMHSLDQGLASKILPNKCSEIQAFNPLNHGNMIEEFAIEEQL; via the coding sequence ATGGTTTGCGAGGAAGAATTGCTGATTGAAAAAGTCTGCGGGCTGTATGAACAAATCTCGAGCCTCGAGAGTCTGAAACCTTGCAAAAATGTCGACATGCTTTTCACCCAACTAGTCCTCACATGCATACCCCCCAGCCCAATAGATGTCACAAACCTAAACAAAAACGTGCAAGAGATTAGATCTCACCTTATAAAACTCTGTGGTGAAGCCGAAGGCCATTTAGAGACCCACTACTCAACTCTCCTAGGTTCATACGACAACCCTCTTCAAAACCTTCATATTTTTCCTTATTATTCAAACTACCTCAAACTTGGTCTCCTTGAGTTCACTATCCTCACCCAGCACTGCACCCATGTCCCCAGCAAAATCGCCTTCGTGGGTTCTGGACCCCTCCCTCTCACCTCGATTGTGTTGGCATCCAACCACTTACCCTCCACCACATTTCACAACTATGACATGGATCCTTTAGCCAATTCCAACGCTATGCGCTTGGTTTCCTCTCACCCTGACTTGTCCAACCGCATGGTTTTTCACACCACTGACATATTGGATGTGTCCAACGCTTTGAAGGAGTACGAGGTTGTTTACTTGGCAGCACTTGTGGGCATGGACAAGGAGGGCAAAAACCGCATCATCGATCACTTGGCCAAGCACATGAACCCTGGAGCACTTCTCATGCTAAGGAGCGCTCATGGGGCAAGGGCTTTTCTCTACCCTGTCATTGAGCCTTGCGATCTTCGAGGCTTTGAGGTCCTCACCGTGTTCCACCCCACCGATGAGGTCATCAACTCCGTTCTCATAGCACGTAAATATCCTGTCCCTATGCACTCACTGGATCAAGGCCTTGCTTCCAAGATCCTTCCCAACAAATGTTCCGAGATTCAAGCCTTCAACCCCCTCAACCATGGGAACATGATCGAGGAATTTGCTATTGAGGAACAGCTCTAG